CGAGCGGTGACGACGGCGATCCGCGCAGCGGGATGGGCCGCCGCCACGGCCGGGTGCAGGTGCAGGACAGTCATCAGGGGCTCACTTTCGGGCAAGGGGGAGGGTCGGATCGCGGCGCCGCACCCTGCGCCCCGGCGCCCCGGCGCGGTGGCTGCGCTCCGCGAGAACGACACGGCCACGGCCGGGTGCAGGGCGGTCGTCACGGGCTCACTTTCGGGCTGTGTCAGGCCAGCGCCAGCAGGCTCACCGCGACGGCCGCGGCGCCGAGGCCCGCGAGCTGGCCGCGGTGGATGCGCTCCGCGAGGACGGCTCGGGCCAGCAGGACGGTGCCTGCCGGGTAGAGCGCGGTGATCACGGCCACTACCGTCAGGTCGCCGCTGCGGGCGGCCAGGAGGAACAGCACGCTGGCGGCGGAGTCCAGCACGCCGGCTGCCAGGGCCAGTCCGTACGCGGGGCGTTCCGGGCCGAGGCGGCGGCGCCACAGTGCGGCGGCGGTCAGGGTGAGCGCGGAGGTGACGGCGCGTCCGACGATCAGCGGGGCGATGCCACTGCCGGACGGGGCCTGGTGCAGGCAGACCAGCTGGACGGCGATCGCGGTGCCCGCGCCGAACGCCAGCAGCAGGGCGCGGCGGGTCACCCGGGCCTGGCCGTCCGGCGATCCGGCGCTGACCAGCACCACCGCCGCCAGGGCCAGCGGCAGGCCGACGAGCCCGGCGACGCCGAGGTGCTCGCCCTGAAGCAGGCCGACGGTGACCGGCAGGACGGCCGAGACCAGCGCTGTCACCGGCGAGAGCACGTTCATCGGGCCGATCGCCAGCGTCCGGTACAGCAGGGCGAAGGCCCCGGCCGAGGCCGCGCCGGAGGCCGCGCCCCAGCCGACCGCTCCGGCGCCGAACCGGGCGCCGAGCACCGGCCACATCAGCAGTTCGACGGCCAGGCTGGCGGGCGCGGCGATCAGCACGGTGCGCAGCACGTGCGCGCGGCGCGAGCCCAGGCCGCCGAGGAAGTCGGCGCAGCCGTAGGCGAGCGAGCTGCCGAGCGCCAGCAGCAGAGCGATCATGACGGTCCCCCGGAGGTGGTGTGGAATGCCTCGAACGGTACAACAGGGTGCACGATCCAGACCAACATAGTGATCTCCGCCGTTGTTCCGACCCCACTCCGAGCCCACGCGATCCCCAGCGGGAAAGCGTTTGCCGCACCGCCGCCCGACGTGCTCTGCTCGCCCCATGCACGTCCGCCTGCGCACCGCCCGGCTGGTCCTCCGCCGCTTCTCCCCCGCCGACCTGCCCGCGGTCACCGCGCTGTGCGGCGACCCCGAGGTCATGCGATACCTGGACGACGGCCGGCCGATCCCCGCCGACCGGGTCGCGGACGAGCTGCTGCCGACCCTGCTGCGCGAGTACGCCGAGCTGCCCGACGGCCTCGGCTGCTGGGCGGTGGAGCGGGACGGCCGTTTCCTGGGGTGGGCGGCGCTCCGGCCGGCCCGCTCGGTGGGCCTGGAGCACGGACCGGCGGGCGGCCTGGAGCTCGGCTACCGGCTGCTGCCCGCCGCCCGCGGCCGGAGCTTCGCCACCGAGGCGTCCACCGCCCTGGTCACCGCCGCGTTCACCGAGCTGGGCGCCGAGCGGGTGGTGGCCACCACCATGGCGGTCAACACCGCCTCCCGCCGGG
The DNA window shown above is from Streptomyces sp. TLI_171 and carries:
- a CDS encoding EamA family transporter; this encodes MIALLLALGSSLAYGCADFLGGLGSRRAHVLRTVLIAAPASLAVELLMWPVLGARFGAGAVGWGAASGAASAGAFALLYRTLAIGPMNVLSPVTALVSAVLPVTVGLLQGEHLGVAGLVGLPLALAAVVLVSAGSPDGQARVTRRALLLAFGAGTAIAVQLVCLHQAPSGSGIAPLIVGRAVTSALTLTAAALWRRRLGPERPAYGLALAAGVLDSAASVLFLLAARSGDLTVVAVITALYPAGTVLLARAVLAERIHRGQLAGLGAAAVAVSLLALA
- a CDS encoding GNAT family N-acetyltransferase, encoding MHVRLRTARLVLRRFSPADLPAVTALCGDPEVMRYLDDGRPIPADRVADELLPTLLREYAELPDGLGCWAVERDGRFLGWAALRPARSVGLEHGPAGGLELGYRLLPAARGRSFATEASTALVTAAFTELGAERVVATTMAVNTASRRVLERTGLRHLRTFFAHWPDPIPGSEQGDVVYGLTRSEWAARVGD